The following coding sequences lie in one Vanessa atalanta chromosome 1, ilVanAtal1.2, whole genome shotgun sequence genomic window:
- the LOC125066750 gene encoding uncharacterized protein LOC125066750 has product MKCNIRELALLSDKPCVLEGRLNYKKVSNGSYRNQAVFKERWFRLINNYLFYFKISEMGKFDTRNPAGMFVLENSSIQMEHGQSISFSFSISFIDEPEKRHIFAARSEDNVVQWVMKLRQSSYEYLRNRLHTLQSKIFSITGKDPLLLVPRNDGACLWAPAEPFSTVPACTLNTTSFSCHLHTNGAFTLERSKSDVQAHKHLHAEYMNKTTFYISDQSKQEDTKVDQSYSLEKSKTSSILAGNLNPIDISIFDNRPAFSRAAPSPPVRKKISPGSKNIEINKEVRLFTDKSKNFGQIGILDVPVPPKRKMSPKPVDNNSADKNNVYPSTDILQDKASEDLIKF; this is encoded by the exons ATGAAATGCAATATACGTGAACTTGCTCTTCTGAGCGACAAACCTTGTGTTTTAGAAGGGAGATTAAACTATAAAAAGGTTTCAAATGGAAGTTACCGCAATCAAGCAG tttttaagGAGAGATGGTTTCgacttattaacaattatttgttttatttcaaaataagtgAAATGGGAAAGTTTGACACGAGAAATCCAGCCGGAATGTTTGTTTTAGAAAATTCTTCAATACAAATGGAACATGGACAAAGTATATCATTTTCGTTTTCTATATCATTTAT AGATGAGCCTGAAAAAAGACATATATTTGCCGCCCGTAGTGAAGATAATGTGGTCCAATGGGTTATGAAGCTACGCCAAAGTTCTTATGAGTATCTAAGAAATCGACTTCATACCCTGCagtccaaaatattttcaattactgGCAAG gaTCCTCTCTTGTTGGTGCCTAGAAATGATGGTGCTTGTTTATGGGCTCCGGCTGAACCATTTTCAACAGTTCCTGCTTGCACCTTGAATACTACTTCATTTAGTTGTCATCTTCATACCAATGGTGCCTTCACACTTGAACGGAGTAAATCTGATGTACAAGCACATAAACATTTACATGCAGAGTATATGAACAaaacaactttttatataagtgACCAGTCTAAACAGGAAGATACTAAAGTGGACCAAAGTTATTCAttagaaaaaagtaaaacatcATCAATCTTAGCTGGTAATTTAAATCCTattgatatttcaatttttgaTAATCGTCCTGCATTTTCTCGGGCTGCTCCAAGTCCCCCAGTGCGAAAGAAAATTTCACCAGGAAgcaaaaacattgaaataaacaaagaagTGAGATTGTTCAcggataaaagtaaaaatttcgGACAAATAGGAATTTTGGATGTACCAGTTCCACCCAAAAGAAAAATGTCACCAAAACCTGTAGATAATAATAGTGCAGATAAGAACAATGTTTATCCTAGTACAgatattttacaagataaagcTAGTGAAgaccttattaaattttaa